The DNA segment AGATGTATACATCTCCTTTAAACCCTGGGAATTATCCACTCTAATGGACTGTCTTAAAGAGATTAATGGTCAGATGACAAACAATTTCTTGCAGATGAATGCAGACAAGACTGAGTGATTCTTGCCCCAGAGAGCATCAAGCCCCAAATTAGTCAGCATCTGGGTCCTTTCTCATCCTCAATAAAAGCTACCGCTCGGAATCTTGGGATAATTTTTGATCAATCTCTGTCTTCTGACGCTCATATCAAGTCTGTGACCTGCTCCTGACCTGTTGAAACCTCATGCTTCATCCCGAGCACTTAGGTCTTCAGGTCAGAGGCTACTGGTGGTCCCACGTACTAGGTTTAAAACACGTGGGAATTGGGCTTTTCAGGCACTGGCACCTAGGCTGTGGAACTCCCTGCCGTTGTCTTTACGCTGTCTAGACTCTACTGActcctttaaaaagcagctgaagacatttttgtacaaacgggcttttaattaattttaacttCTATGTCTGatcttattgtgaagcactttgtgatttttatctgtgaaatgtgctatataaataaattttacttacttttactTACTCCTGCTTTTTTCATCCAAGAAACATTGCCAAACTCGGGACTATTGTATCCAAAGGCGAATTGGAGATGCTTGTCCATGCCTTCATCTCCTCTCGTTTAGATTACTGTAACGCACTCTTTTCTTGTCTGTCTAAGGCTTCCCTAAATCACCTCCAAGTGGTCTAAAATGCCGCAGCAAGTCTTTTATCCCACAGTCATAAATTCTCCCATATCACCCCTGTGTTAAAATCCTTTCAGTGGCTTCCGGTTGAGTATAGATATCAGTTTAAAATCCTCACTTTTACATTCATGTCCCTACAAGGTGAGGCCCCCACTTATATCACTGAGCTTCTCCAACCCTACTCTCCAAACCGGATCCTTAGATCCACTGATAGTGGTCTTCTAACCATTCCACGCACCCGTTTGAAAACAAAGGGGGAtcgcacttttcaaaccttggcTCCAATACTGTTTACAGTTTACCTCCCCCGCTACGCACCATCAACTCTGTagctacttttaaaaaacagctcaaAGCACATCTGTTTAGGCAGGCATTTAGGTAATATTCATGTGTAGCAAACTGTTTTATTGGAAATGCTATTACACCCTCTTTATAGTGTTGTAGTCTTTCGATTGATATGCTTTTATTctcatgtgaagcactttgaaacaacttcctgttttaaaaagggctatataaataaattttactttgaCTTATTTTACTTCTTTAAGGTTCATgtttcatctgagaagcttcttcagctctaaGAGCCATAGGTGGAGAGTGGCGGctatttaagccctatgggagggTCCTGGACCCCCTGTTGATCCTCtgcctaatcacacgagcccaGGTGTGTGTCCACAAACACAAACCTGCTCTCATTATATTTGTAATTACACTTCCTTCTGTGAGTACTTCcttccttttatttaaaaatgactgactgcacctttaaacataaaaaaaaaagctgaacactTCCTGTCACCTCACCGTTTTCGGATTCATTTCGGATCTCCTCCTCCAGGTCGTCGGGGGAGGCGTAGTCTGGCTCCGCCCCCTCTCCCGTGGGTGGCGGCTTCAGTTTGCCGCAGCAGCagttgcagcagcagcagagacagcagcagcagtaaaaGCCGGTGAGGATCCCACAGAGCACGAACAGACCCTGAACACAAACACGTCGTCAGCTCACGCCACCTCACACCACCTCTATTCACAAAGCTGGAGCGGAAGCTCCGCCCCCACCTTGGCCCACCAGGTGGACAGCATGAAGTAGGTGTTGACGTTGTCCTCTCCAAACTGCTGGGCCACGTAGAGTCCCAGCGAGCCATACGAATCGTAGATGTTCCTCTTGGTGAGGTCACTCAGGACGGCGTGGGCGCTGTTTAGCTCCTTGAACTTCTCCGCCGCCTCCGGGTTGTCCGGGTTCTTATCGGGGTGGTACCGCAGTGCCAGCTTCCTGACATCACACGCAGGTTTTAGTATTCACGTGCTGACGTCAGAGAGTCTAGCTCCGCCCTCTGATTTCATCTGCAGCGCCATTAGTGCGCAAGCTGGACGTCACGCTCGCATCTTAAATGTGTCATCGAACATGCGGGTGATTGGGCGGAGCTGGTGTAGGCTCACCTGTACGACTTCTTGATGTCGTCATGGCTGCAGCCTTTCTCCAGCCCCAGGATCTGATACAAAGACTCTCCAGAGGTGGACAGAGTGCGCTGCCTGCCGTCAGACATCCTGAAATCATCACCTGTCATAGGTGAGCAAACCACAGTGTGACACACGCGATCACAGGGAAAGATAAACGCCACTGAGCACGCTCCGTAGGGCAAAGGTCAGTGAAAACCTTTGAAATATTTCAGTGAGAGCAGTGAAAGTTTATTAGTTCATGGATCAgaagataaaacacaaagtGAGAAATCAGATCATTTTAACATTTCCtgcagggtcaaaggtcactgctTCCTGCTCATTGttcctgtgtttttttaataatcagAAAAAAGTGTCTGACCTTtaactgaaaaagaagaaagcgaacaaagaaataacacaaACATGTCGTTACTGACGCActaaaaaacagcaacactttGTTTAGTTAATAAACTCTCACCGTCCATCCAGCTGACAACAAAActccagaaacacacaaaacaatgtCTGCTTACAACACAGTGTGCCGAACATGGAGTCAGAGCAAGAATGAGACGAACTGAGGAAACGAAATCAAACGTAGATGCAGCTAtataaaaatcagaaaaaggaaaaatttaatttaaaaataaaatgttctccCAAAAAGAAACAGAGTAAAACTTATACAGAAAGAAGAAACGTGGTCAGTTTATTGGTTCAGTGCACAAACCCCACCTCACTGACCACTTCTGCTGCTCCAATAGAAACGCGTCTGCTTCAcgtcaaaataaaaccaaatagaAACGCGTTTGAGTTTCAGGTGATTTTTCACGAACGTTTCCACAAACGGTTTGAATGCCTCGACCTGCCATCACGTGCCTGTTATTACATCAGCAGGCCAGAACCACCTGATGTAAGCCCCTCACAGATACGAGGTTTTCAGGGGTCACTGATGACACTGtacctgatgatgtcacacaggtGGGTAGCGGCAGGATCGACATATACAGAAAGGAAAGAGTGAGAGGGCTAAAGAGCCATTACCTGCCTGCTGAAGCCTCGCAGCGTCCCGATCCAGTCGCTACCTGCTCAGGTGTTCCTACCTCGACCTGCAGCTCGAAGCTTCTACCTGCTCAGGTGTTCCTGCTGACAGCCTCCATCAAACATTCAGCAGCGGCTCGGCTCAGGTGACTGCGAGCCTCCACGCCTGCTCGGGTTTCTCCGACACGCTCTGACTGATTCATTGTGGCGTGGAGGGAGAGGTGTTACCATGGCGACCAGGTGAGTCAAGAGGGGATGGGGCAGGTGCAGTAAGTGGATGCAAAGGCTGACTTCTTCTTGATGGAGCTCCAGCTCTGTGAGATGCAGCTGGCGGAGGAACACCTGACACACCTGGTTCCAGAGAACGGCACCAACACAAACTCTTCACTTCAGCTTTGAGCTCGGAGTAAAAGGCCTGTCCATCACACACCTGTGACCTGTACAGGTGTACCCTACCTGCCACCCTGTGACAGCCGTGACAAGCCTGAATAAAAGAGacacctttgacctctgacctctgatctCTCAGGGAAAACATCTGATTTAAATCATTAGGCCGTCAGACTGAAACAGCCTTCGTTACTTTGTTAAATCAAAGTGCCGGCTCTTCTCCTTTCCATAACTAAGTGCTTACCATGAACAACACTCGGACCCACAGTGGGCCCTGTGCTGTGGGGTCCCAGTAAAAAATGGTACTGCATAACGTTTTTATTCTTTCACACAGAGAGAAGAATACGTTTAGGCATGAAAGCCACCTGCTGGCCAAATGCACGACTCTGCAGACTGAACTAGAACTCAGGAAACAGCTTTGATGATGGAAACATCACTACAGAAAAACTCAGGTAAAGCAGCAGGGAGAAAAAAGTGATCCTGaatccaggaaacacacagtgaCCACGTGACAAAGGACACCTACACAGTGTACACACACCAGGTAACCAACGAGACACAGAAGGACTATCAAAACAAAAGAACTAGCACAGAGACTCAGACTACTGGGGACTGTTATATGTGTTTATCTTCTGTCCCTGAGACAGAACCCAGGGGGCGACTGGTGTCCTCCTATCCCTGTTCTATGGAGCGCATCCTGTGCTGCTGCCTCCGTGTGGTTTCCAGCTAAGACTGCCCCGAGGATCCTCGGCTGGTCTTTACCCTGTCTGGACGAACCGCACCGCTCTCGCTGTCTCAGAAAAGCAGCAAATATCAAAAACTTGTTACACCGCGCTCACAATCTGTTCCCACTGCAGCTGTGAGGCGAACGATACAGGAGCATCAGAACAGATACAGCAGTTTCTACCCTGGAGCTGTGCAACCGATGGCATCCTGTGTAATACTCTTTATGTGCAATAAGGCTTCTTTCTTATATTGAATGACTGTGTTCAAGctcattttttatattattctCGTAATTTAAACTTGTTCTTCTTGACACCGCAGGGACTAAATGATAACTAAATAATACAAAACCAAGGAGATGAAGTGTAACAGTGAGCAGGTCAGTGTGAGCATGACAACAATAGTGGACTCAATCACTGATGCATGCTCCaacatccaggtaaggaaactTACTGACGTAGCGACTCTGTCCGGTGCTCCGGATCACCAGGGGTACAGCTGGCAGACAACACAACCAAGCTGTACTTCATCAGCCTGGCTGTCGGTGCACAGCTCGACACAAACCATTCTGCCAGAAAAGACACCCACAAATATCTCTGGACCGAGCCAACCTTTGGATAAGGATTCTAAGCTAACTACCATATGGCTTTAGCTAGCAAGTGAAAAACTGAATCAGTGTGAGATTTAAATACAGTACAGAATGATATCAGCAGAAccccacagcgccccctactgTGCCTAGTGACAACCCAACCCCGTTTACCTAATTCATACATCAGTGCTCGCTGCAGCTCGGTGTGACGTTCACCTGAACCCGCTCGGATGAGGTAATGGAAATCATGCAGCGtacaataaaagacagacagactggTTTGGAGGATAATATTCGTGTTTACTGACACAGAGAACCGTTAGTGCAAGCTTTACAACAGGAAGACGCTCTGCAAACAGAAACCCAGGCGTACGAAACAGGAAACTCTACAGAGGGGCGGAGGCACCAATCACCAGGCGGCTCCCGCTCACACAGGCATCTGCAGCTGGGAGTACTCGTCCTGcccctccttctcctccagAGTGGGTTCCACGTCATCAGCGTCTAGCTGCAGGAGCAGAGATCAAAGGTCaggaccagtgttggtcaagttacctgaaaaaagtaatcagtaactaattactgattacttccccccaaaagtaatcctgttactttactgattacttattttcaaaagtaatgaattacttagttacttagttacttttttactttttaaaaacacgatttacaacctgaataggtgataaagcgatagatctttcagcccaatttcagcccaattctactttttctactttttctgcattgattacaaaatgtaatcaaatggaaaagtctctttttaaaacttgttttattagttttaatcttttaactttatgcatcaagcaaaaattaaattatatgcaacattctctgactggaagaaattagtttaacatttaaacctattttctgcacattccagcacataaaataaaatatttttttgtgtttacactcactctttcaaatagatgcaagtaaaacacagcagaaaataaatcaaatcaaagactagcggtcctgttgctctattttcacctgtaaagcaggactggggtaggcggaggtttaccctggtgcaggtgtgccgcagcggtcaatggaagaatccgcgagtttctctgtgaatttcacattatgtcgtagcgcactcgctgcttgctcgtaagtttaggggtttaaaaagaagttttcttcccacgcagtgaacagtggacactaatgtttttgtcactttttatggaatcaaactcaaagtaaggtcagtacttccacgctttaaacgctgcacgctcatactctctccgcactcgatatattat comes from the Oreochromis aureus strain Israel breed Guangdong linkage group 18, ZZ_aureus, whole genome shotgun sequence genome and includes:
- the dnajc5b gene encoding dnaJ homolog subfamily C member 5 isoform X2, coding for MSDGRQRTLSTSGESLYQILGLEKGCSHDDIKKSYRKLALRYHPDKNPDNPEAAEKFKELNSAHAVLSDLTKRNIYDSYGSLGLYVAQQFGEDNVNTYFMLSTWWAKGLFVLCGILTGFYCCCCLCCCCNCCCGKLKPPPTGEGAEPDYASPDDLEEEIRNESENDVEAPIVHQPTNASEKTQLIGDGHRRYGDTYT
- the dnajc5b gene encoding dnaJ homolog subfamily C member 5 isoform X1 → MTGDDFRMSDGRQRTLSTSGESLYQILGLEKGCSHDDIKKSYRKLALRYHPDKNPDNPEAAEKFKELNSAHAVLSDLTKRNIYDSYGSLGLYVAQQFGEDNVNTYFMLSTWWAKGLFVLCGILTGFYCCCCLCCCCNCCCGKLKPPPTGEGAEPDYASPDDLEEEIRNESENDVEAPIVHQPTNASEKTQLIGDGHRRYGDTYT